Within the Photobacterium swingsii genome, the region AGCTACTTGACCTTGAAAAGCTTCCGAATGGGGATCCCAAGTTCCGCCCGTCATTAATAATGTAGGCTCGTTTTCCAATTCATTAAGGGCATTGGCAACGTTGAGGGAATTCGTCATCACAATCAGGCCTTGCTTGTCATTCAAGAGGGGGATCAGACAAGCTGTAGTACTACCGCTATCAAAAATTAAGCGGTTATGGTCACGAATACGTGCCGCCGCAGCCTTCGCAATCGCTAGCTTTCGTTCTGAAATATATTCTTCCGTTTCATCAACAGCCACGATTTCAGACGGCATGGCGACCGCACCACCATAACGACGAAGCAACAGACCACTTTTCTCTAAGGTCGCAAGATCTTTACGAATAGTAACTTCCGACGTAGAGAAGTGTTGCGCCAAAGCATCCACGCTGGCTTCGCCTTGCTGGGCAATGAATGCTGCGATGCCATGGCGGCGTTGCTGTGTGTTTCGTTTTGACATGATATTTCGATTCATCAATCATAAGTTTCGATTTGAAAGATAATGGTAGCAGACCAAAAGATAAAAGATCAATGCAGAACTGGCATATTAATTGACGCGAATAATGTCAGGCTATTACCAATAGGCACAACAGTGAAGATATAAGAAGAACAAAACGCGGTCGGTACAAAAAGAAAAGAGGGAGAGTAAAAACTAAAAAGGCAGGGAGAGCCCTGCCTTTGATGAACTAAACGCTATATCCGTTCGTGATTATTTTTGCTTTTCAGGACGCTTCCAGCCTTTAACGGTACGCGCAGGTGCACGAGTAATAACAAGCTCACCATCACCCACATCGCGGTTAATCGTCGCCCCCGCACCAATCGTCGCACCTTTGCCCACTTTAACTGGCGCAATTAGCTGAGTATCTGAACCAACAAACACATCATCAGCGATTTCAGTTTTAAACTTATTCGCACCGTCATAGTTACACGTGATTGTGCCAGCACCAATATTGACGCGATCGCCAATTTCAGCATCGCCCAAATATGTCAGATGGTTAGCTTTCGAGCCCTTGCCTAAGCGTGATTTCTTCATCTCAACGAAGTTACCCACGTGAGAATCACCCACCAGCTCAGCACCAGGACGCAAACGTGTAAATGGACCAACAGTACAATCTTCACCGACGATAGCACCTTCAATCACACTGTACGGGCGAATGATGGTGTTATCGTCGATCTCACAATCTTTCAGGATCGAACCCGCACCAATCACCACATTGTTACCCAAAGAAACACTGCCTTCGATGATCACGTTAACGTCAATTTCAACGTCGGTACCGCATTGCAGTTCACCGCGCAGATCAAAACGCGATGGGTCACGCAGCATTACACCCTGCTCTAATAAGCGTTCAGCTTGCATCGCTTGGTGAGCACGCTCCAATTTCGCCAATTGAACGCGGTTGTTCACCCCTTCCACTTCAATCGCACTCGCAGGGTGAACCGCTTCTACCGCACGACCTTCATTGTGAGCAATCGCAATGATGTCTGTCAGGTAATATTCACCTTGCGCGTTGTCGTTTTTAAGCGCCGCCAGCCAGCGCTTCATGTCACCGCCGTTCACTACCATCACGCCAGTGTTAATTTCTTTGATCAGCTTCTGCTCTTCGCTCGCATCTTTCTGCTCAACAATCGCCACTACCGGACCATTACGGCGCACAATACGGCCGTAACCCATAGGGTCATCAAGTACCACAGTTAATAGAGCGATACCGCCATCAGGCTGGGCATCCAATAAGTTCTCAAGCGTCTGACCGCTGATCAACGGCACGTCACCGTATAAGATCAGGATTTTTTCATCGTCCGCGACATCAGGACACGCTTGGTTCACCGCGTGGCCAGTCCCTAATTGCTCTGCTTGCAATACCCAGTTAACAGGCTCATCAGCTAATACCTGCTTCATAGTATCGCCACCATGACCGTAGACCAGGTGGATATTATTGGCACCGAGATCAGCACAGGTATCAATCACGTGCTTAGCCATAGGTTTACCCGCCAGCGTATGAAGTACTTTTGGCAGGTTAGAGTACATACGGGTGCCTTTTCCCGCGGCGAGAATTACAGCGCTGAAGTTCATGCAGCGTATCCTTTTAGATGCAGATTCAAAAATTAATTAGCGTTATTGTAACTGGAGGCAAGGGGACTTTTAAGCGACAGCCGTTATTTTTTACCATGTATTAACTTGCTATCACGCGCAAAAGACATAAAAAAAGCGACCCTAAGGTCGCTTTTTGTATCAGGCGTCTGATTAACGCGCTTTACGAGTCAGCTCAATAACACGAAGCTGAGCGATCGCTTTCGCCAGATCACTTGCTGCTTGAGCAAAGTCGATATCGCCATGCTGATTGTGGATACGCTCCTCAGCTTGACGTTTCGCCTCTTCAGCCTTGGCTGCATCCAAATCTTCACCGCGGATCGCGGTGTCAGCTAATACAGTGACTGCATTTGGCTGAACTTCAAGCATACCACCAGAAAGATAAATAATTTCTTCCTCGCCGTGCTGCTTAGCAATTCGGATCATCCCTGGCGTAATAGCGGTCAACAACGGAGTGTGGCCTGCGTGGATACCCAGTTCACCTTCGCTACCAGTCACCTGAATATTTTCAGCACGACCAGAGAATAGATTTTTCTCTGCGCTTACTACATCCAGATGGAAGGTTATCGCTGCCATGTCGCCTCCTACTTAGCTTAAAGCTTCTTAGCTTTTTCTAATACGTCTTCAATCGCACCACAGTACATAAATGCCTGCTCTGGGATATCGTCGTATTCACCCGCTAGAATGCCTTTGAAACTACGTAGCGTCTCTTTAAGAGATACGTAGATACCAGGGTCGCCAGTGAAGACTTCAGCTACGTGGTAAGGTTGCGTTAGGAAACGTTCAATCTTACGTGCACGAGATACAGCTTGCTTATCTTCTTCAGATAGCTCGTCCATACCTAGGATTGCGATGATGTCTTTTAGCTCTTTGTAACGTTGTAGCAAGCTCTGAACGCCACGCGCGATGTCGTAGTGCTCTTGGCCAACCACTAGTGGATCAAGCATACGAGATGTTGAATCTAGTGGGTCGATCGCAGGGTATAGACCTAGCGATGCGATTTGACGAGAAAGTACAACTGTTGCATCCAAGTGAGCAAACGTCGTTGCTGGCGATGGATCCGTCAAGTCATCCGCTGGTACGTATACCGCTTGAACCGACGTGATAGAACCGCTCTTCGTAGACGTGATACGCTCTTGAAGTACACCCATCTCTTCTGCAAGAGTTGGCTGGTAACCTACCGCTGAAGGCATACGGCCTAGCAGTGCAGATACCTCGGTACCCGCAAGGGTGTAACGGTAGATGTTATCGATGAATAGTAGAACGTCACGACCTTCGTCACGGAAACGCTCAGCCATTGTTAGACCAGTCAAAGCAACACGTAGACGGTTACCCGGTGGCTCGTTCATCTGACCGTAAACCATCGCTACTTTAGACTCTTCAGGCTTCTCAACGTTAACAACGCCAGCTTCCTGCATCTCAAAGTAGAAATCGTTACCTTCACGAGTACGCTCACCAACACCTGCAAACACAGATAGACCTGAGTGTTGTAGGGCGATGTTGTTGATAAGTTCCATCATGTTAACGGTCTTACCAACACCTGCACCACCGAATAGACCGATTTTACCACCCTTAGCGAATGGACAAATCAAGTCGATAACTTTAACGCCAGTTTCTAGCAGTTCAGTTACATTCGATTGTTCTTCGTAGCTTGGTGCTGCACGGTGGATAGAGTAACGCTCTTTCTCACCGATATCACCACACTCATCAATTGGTTGACCTAGAACGTTCATGATACGTCCTAGTGTTGCAGTACCAACTGGCACTTCAATTGGGCGGCCTGTATTTTCAACAGACAAACCACGACGTAAGCCATCAGAAGTACCCATTGCGATACCACGAACAACACCGCCACCAAGTTGCTGCTGAACTTCCAGTACTAGCGTACCGTTTTCTTTTGCATCAACGTGTAGGGCATCGTATACCTGTGGTACAGAGTCCTGTGGAAACTCTACGTCGACTACCGCACCGATGATCTGTACGATCTTACCTGTAGCCATCGTTAATCCTCTAAACTTATTAATTCTTTGCCTTAAACAACAGATGCACCAGAAACGATTTCTGATAGTTCTTGTGTAATCGCCGCCTGACGGGCTTTGTTGTACACAAGTTGCAGATCATCAATAAGATTACCTGCATTGTCTGTCGCAGCTTTCATTGCAACCATTCGTGCCGCTTGCTCACTGGCAAGGTTTTCTACCACGCCTTGGTACACTTGTGATTCAACGTAGCGAACCAGTAGGGTATCAAGTAGTGCTTTCGGCTCGGGCTCATAAATGTAGTCCCAAGAATGATTGCGCTGCATGTCTTCGTCTTCCGACTTAGGCAAAGGCAGCAATTGATCAATCACGGGTTCTTGTACCATGGTGTTTACAAATTGGTTGTAAACTAAGTACAAGCGGTCTAATTCACCGTCATCATATTTCTTCAGCATTACGCCGACAGTACCAATCAGTTCATCCACTGTTGGCGCATCACCCAAGCCAGAGACTTGTGCTGCGACATTACCGCCGTAGTTATTAAAGAATGCTGTTGCTTTAGCACCAATCAGGGCCACTTCAACATCAGCACCTTGCTGAGACCAACCTTGGATATCTGTCATTGCTTGTTTGAACAAGTTAATGTTCAAACCGCCACACAGACCACGGTCAGAAGAAACAATGATGTAACCCACGCGCTTGGCTTCACGCTCTTCAAGATAAGGATGCTTATACTCGAGGCTACCAAGGGCGATATGACCGATCACTTTGCGCATAGTTTGTGCGTATGGACGTGACGATACCATTGCGTCTTGCGTTTTACGCATTTTCGACGCCGCTACCATCTCCATCGCTTTAGTGATCTTTTGAGTGTTCTTAACACTACCGATCTTGTTACGAATCTCTTTTGCGCCGGCCATCGTTACTCTCCGTTAGTAGGTGATCGCAAGCGATCACCAACCAATTACCAAGTCTGGGTCGCTTTGAAATCTTCAACCAGTTTCACGAACTGAGCTTCGATTTCGCTGTTCCAAGCGCCCGTTTCATCAATCTGAGATACAAGCTCAGCAAACTGACCTTTGGCATATGAAAGCAACGCGGCTTCGAAATCAGCAAGCTTCGTCAGCTCAACATCATTCAAGTAGCCTTTTTCAGCTGCAAAAATCACCAAACCCTGTTCGAAAACAGACATAGGCGAGTATTGCTTTTGCTTCATCAGTTCAGTTACTTTCTGACCGTGATCAAGCTGCTTCTTCGTTGCTTCATCAAGGTCTGACGAGAACTGTGCGAAAGCCGCTAGTTCACGGTACTGTGCAAGTGCGGTACGGATACCACCAGACAGTTTCTTGATGATCTTGGTTTGAGCAGAACCACCTACACGCGATACAGAGATACCTGGATCAACCGCTGGACGAATACCGGCGTTAAACAGTTCTGTTTGTAGGAAGATCTGACCATCAGTGATCGAGATTACGTTAGTCGGTACGAATGCTGATACGTCACCTGCTTGCGTTTCGATAATAGGAAGCGCAGTTAGGGAACCAGTCTTACCTTTCACTTCACCGTTAGTGAATTTTTCTACGTAGTTCGCGTTTACACGCGCTGCACGCTCTAGAAGGCGAGAGTGAAGGTAGAAAACATCACCAGGGAATGCTTCACGACCCGGTGGGCGTTTAAGCAGTAGTGAGATTTGACGGTAAGCTACAGCTTGCTTAGACAGGTCATCGTATACAATCAGTGCGTCTTCACCGCGATCGCGGAAGTACTCACCCATTGCACAACCTGAGTAAGGTGCAAGGTATTGTAGTGCCGCTGCTTCAGATGCAGATGCAACAACAACGACAGTGTTTGCTAGTGCGCCGTGCTCTTCAAGCTTGCGTACTACGTTAGCAATCGTTGATGCTTTCTGACCGATAGCAACATAAACAGAGTAGATACCAGAGTCTTTCTGGTTGATGATTGCATCGATCGCCATCGCTGTTTTACCAGTCTGACGGTCACCGATGATTAGCTCACGCTGACCACGGCCGATTGGAATCATCGCATCAACCGCTTTATAACCAGTTTGTACTGGTTGATCTACCGATTGACGATCGATTACGCCAGGTGCAATTACTTCAACAGGAGAGAATGTCTCTGTTTCAATTGGACCTTTACCATCGATTGGCTCACCCAGTGTATTCACTACGCGGCCTAGAAGTGCAGGGCCTACTGGTACTTCAAGAATACGACCAGTACCCGTTACTTTCATGCCTTCCTGAAGGTCAGCATATGGGCCCATTACAACCGCACCTACCGAGTCACGCTCAAGGTTAAGTGCTAGTGCATAACGGCCACCAGGTAATTCAATCATTTCACCTTGCATTACGTCTGCAAGGCCATGGATACGAACGATACCATCACTTACCGAGATGATAGTACCTTCGTTACGCGCTTCACTTACAACGTTGAATTTTTCAATACGTTGCTTGATCAGTGCGCTAATTTCCGTGGAATTAAGTTGCATGCTCCAATTCCCCAAATCAAGACTGCAAAGTATCGCTCAGGCGGTTTAGTTTTCCGCGTACTGAGTTATCGATGACTAAGTCTCCAGCTCTAATCACGACCCCGGCAATCAGGGTCTCGTCTACACTGCAATTCAGCTTCACTTTGCGCGCTAAA harbors:
- a CDS encoding DeoR family transcriptional regulator, which gives rise to MSKRNTQQRRHGIAAFIAQQGEASVDALAQHFSTSEVTIRKDLATLEKSGLLLRRYGGAVAMPSEIVAVDETEEYISERKLAIAKAAAARIRDHNRLIFDSGSTTACLIPLLNDKQGLIVMTNSLNVANALNELENEPTLLMTGGTWDPHSEAFQGQVAESVLRSYDFDQLFIGADGIDIERGTTTFNELMGLSRVMAEVSREVVVMVESSKVGRRIPNLELPWDSINTLITDDGLDLEAKKQIELCGVQVICAPVEKN
- the glmU gene encoding bifunctional UDP-N-acetylglucosamine diphosphorylase/glucosamine-1-phosphate N-acetyltransferase GlmU; its protein translation is MNFSAVILAAGKGTRMYSNLPKVLHTLAGKPMAKHVIDTCADLGANNIHLVYGHGGDTMKQVLADEPVNWVLQAEQLGTGHAVNQACPDVADDEKILILYGDVPLISGQTLENLLDAQPDGGIALLTVVLDDPMGYGRIVRRNGPVVAIVEQKDASEEQKLIKEINTGVMVVNGGDMKRWLAALKNDNAQGEYYLTDIIAIAHNEGRAVEAVHPASAIEVEGVNNRVQLAKLERAHQAMQAERLLEQGVMLRDPSRFDLRGELQCGTDVEIDVNVIIEGSVSLGNNVVIGAGSILKDCEIDDNTIIRPYSVIEGAIVGEDCTVGPFTRLRPGAELVGDSHVGNFVEMKKSRLGKGSKANHLTYLGDAEIGDRVNIGAGTITCNYDGANKFKTEIADDVFVGSDTQLIAPVKVGKGATIGAGATINRDVGDGELVITRAPARTVKGWKRPEKQK
- a CDS encoding F0F1 ATP synthase subunit epsilon; this encodes MAAITFHLDVVSAEKNLFSGRAENIQVTGSEGELGIHAGHTPLLTAITPGMIRIAKQHGEEEIIYLSGGMLEVQPNAVTVLADTAIRGEDLDAAKAEEAKRQAEERIHNQHGDIDFAQAASDLAKAIAQLRVIELTRKAR
- the atpD gene encoding F0F1 ATP synthase subunit beta; the encoded protein is MATGKIVQIIGAVVDVEFPQDSVPQVYDALHVDAKENGTLVLEVQQQLGGGVVRGIAMGTSDGLRRGLSVENTGRPIEVPVGTATLGRIMNVLGQPIDECGDIGEKERYSIHRAAPSYEEQSNVTELLETGVKVIDLICPFAKGGKIGLFGGAGVGKTVNMMELINNIALQHSGLSVFAGVGERTREGNDFYFEMQEAGVVNVEKPEESKVAMVYGQMNEPPGNRLRVALTGLTMAERFRDEGRDVLLFIDNIYRYTLAGTEVSALLGRMPSAVGYQPTLAEEMGVLQERITSTKSGSITSVQAVYVPADDLTDPSPATTFAHLDATVVLSRQIASLGLYPAIDPLDSTSRMLDPLVVGQEHYDIARGVQSLLQRYKELKDIIAILGMDELSEEDKQAVSRARKIERFLTQPYHVAEVFTGDPGIYVSLKETLRSFKGILAGEYDDIPEQAFMYCGAIEDVLEKAKKL
- the atpG gene encoding F0F1 ATP synthase subunit gamma, with the translated sequence MAGAKEIRNKIGSVKNTQKITKAMEMVAASKMRKTQDAMVSSRPYAQTMRKVIGHIALGSLEYKHPYLEEREAKRVGYIIVSSDRGLCGGLNINLFKQAMTDIQGWSQQGADVEVALIGAKATAFFNNYGGNVAAQVSGLGDAPTVDELIGTVGVMLKKYDDGELDRLYLVYNQFVNTMVQEPVIDQLLPLPKSEDEDMQRNHSWDYIYEPEPKALLDTLLVRYVESQVYQGVVENLASEQAARMVAMKAATDNAGNLIDDLQLVYNKARQAAITQELSEIVSGASVV
- the atpA gene encoding F0F1 ATP synthase subunit alpha translates to MQLNSTEISALIKQRIEKFNVVSEARNEGTIISVSDGIVRIHGLADVMQGEMIELPGGRYALALNLERDSVGAVVMGPYADLQEGMKVTGTGRILEVPVGPALLGRVVNTLGEPIDGKGPIETETFSPVEVIAPGVIDRQSVDQPVQTGYKAVDAMIPIGRGQRELIIGDRQTGKTAMAIDAIINQKDSGIYSVYVAIGQKASTIANVVRKLEEHGALANTVVVVASASEAAALQYLAPYSGCAMGEYFRDRGEDALIVYDDLSKQAVAYRQISLLLKRPPGREAFPGDVFYLHSRLLERAARVNANYVEKFTNGEVKGKTGSLTALPIIETQAGDVSAFVPTNVISITDGQIFLQTELFNAGIRPAVDPGISVSRVGGSAQTKIIKKLSGGIRTALAQYRELAAFAQFSSDLDEATKKQLDHGQKVTELMKQKQYSPMSVFEQGLVIFAAEKGYLNDVELTKLADFEAALLSYAKGQFAELVSQIDETGAWNSEIEAQFVKLVEDFKATQTW